TTGGCATCTGCACGATAGACAATAGAGAATCCAGGCCTTGCAGATGCCGGGAAGGCACCGGCACGCCGAGCACCGGCACGATGGTCTTGGCCGCCAGCATACCGGGCAGGTGCGCAGCGCCGCCAGCGCCGGCAATGATGCATCGCAACCCCCGCGGCGCGGCACCAGCCGCATAGTCAAAAAGGAGGTCCGGCGTGCGGTGTGCGGATACGACACGCTGTTCGCAGGGAATGGCCATCGCCTGCAGATGTTCCACCGCGGCGCGCATCACTTCCCAGTCACTTTCGCTGCCCATCACCACACCGACTACCGGTTGTTCCATACCTGCCCCTCTACGCCCTGACCCCAAACGGGTTATAATGCCTGTCATGGAAGGAGCGCTCAAGACCAGCCATCGGGCCATCCGCAGTTTCGTGCTGCGCCAGGGCCGCATCACCGCTGCCCAGACCCGGGCAGTTGCGGAATATTTGCCGGCCCGACAGATAGATGCCCATGCCGAGTGGCGGGATCCCTGGGATAACCAAAGACCGCTCTTGCTGGAAATAGGCTTTGGCAACGGTGAGCACCTGGCCGCCATTGCCGCGCAACGGCCGACCTGGGGCTGCATCGGCATCGAGGTGCATACACCCGGCGTGGGGTCCCTGCTGCTGCAACTGGTGGAGGCCGGAACCGATAACGTCCGGATCGTCCACGACGATGCCGTCACATGGCTGAAGGCGCTGCCGGACGCTCTTCTGCGCTGCATCATCATTCAGTTTCCTGATCCATGGCCTAAAAAACGGCAACAAAAACGGCGCCTTATCCAGCCGGATTTTGCTGCAGTGTTGTGTCGCCTGCTGCAGCCCGGAGGCGAACTGCAACTGGCCACGGACTGGGCGGACTATGCTGGGCAGATGCTCACCGTGCTCAACGCCACCCCAGGCCTGCAAAATGCGTCTCCCGACAATGGCTATGTCTTCCGCCCCGACAACCGCATTCTGACCCGATTTGAGCGGCGCGGGCAGCGACTGGGGCATACAGTTTATGACCTCTGCTATCGGCGCATCCCGTGACTGCCAAGCGCTCCGACTGTGTGCATTGCCTCATGCGCGGACGAAGCATTTTTGCCGGGTTGAGCAGGGACGAAGTCTGCGAACTCGGTATGGACGTCCAGGATATCCACGTCCCGACGGGAACGTCGATCTATCACGAGGGCGGCCCTGCGCAATATGCCTATACGCTTCGTCAGGGCGGCATCAAGCTGGTCAAGAGTCTGCCCAATGGTCACGCGCAAATCGTTCGCCTGCTCAACCACGGCGACCTCCTGGGTTTTGAAGGATTGCGTAGCGAGCGGCATCGTCATAGTGCCATTACCTTGACCGGCACCGATCTCTGCCGCCTGGAACTGAGGGCACTGGATGCGCTTTCCCAGCGTCTCCCAGCGGTGCGTGAAGCCATTTTCGCGCGCTGGCAGCAGGCACTGCAGGAAGCTGAAGACCGCATTGTCGAACTGGGTGCCAAAAAGGCCGATGCTCGGCTGGCCACATTCCTCTGCCAATGGGTCAGCGCCTACCCGCAACAGCGTGCGGCGCCTTTCCCCCTCACCCGTCAGGACCTGGGGGAGTTTCTCGGCCTTTCCACCGAGCACGTCAGCCGCATCATGGCGGACCTGAAACGCCATGGGCTGCTCCACGAACACAAGGGGCAAATCGAAATTCCTGATCCCCAAAACCTACTCCTGTACGCGAGCAGCGACGGCACCCGCGCCTGAGCCTCCCCTGTTAGTTAACCAAATCTGTCAATTTTGACAATTGTCAATGCAGACACTCTTTCTACGCCTTATGGTGAGAGTATGGGCGTCTCAGAACACAGGATGATGCTCCGACACCATTGCCGACAAGGGGTGATAGCATGTTTTTCAGACAGCTTCTTGAAACCGAAACCAGCACCTATACCTACATCCTGGGGGACCCGACCTGGCACGAGGCCGTGGTTATCGACCCGGTTCTGGAAACCATCGATGAGATACTGCGCATACTTGATCGGGAATCCATGCGACTAGCATACGTGCTCGATACCCATGTCCACGCCGACCACGTTACCGGCGCCAGCGCACTGCGTGCGCACACCGGTGCGCAGGTCGTGATCAGCCGCCGAGCTGCCGCGCCCTGTGCAGACGTACCGGTGGATGATAACGATTTTATCGTGCTGGGTGATGACGTCATACGGGTCATTAGCACGCCCGGCCACACTCCGGGATGCGCTAGTTACCGTTGGCGCGACCGGGTCTTCACGGGCGACGCACTATTGATCGGGGGCTGTGGCCGCACGGATTTTCAGGGTGGCGATGCTGGGGCGCTCTATGACAGCATCACCGGGAAGATCTTCACACTGCGCGACGAGACCCTGGTCTATCCTGGCCACGACTATGCCGGTCGCCACGTCAGTTGCGTCGGCGAGGAAAAGCGTATGAACCGTCGCCTGGCGGGTAAAAGCCGGGAGGAGTTCATCGCCATCATGGCGGAACTCCACTTGTCAAAACCGAAGAAAATTCATGTTGCCGTGCCCGCCAACCAGCGCTGTGGAGCGCTCAATATATGAGGAGTACTTAAAGATGAGCAAAAAAAATACCGTGCACGGGGTGCTGGCAGGCATGAGACGTGGTGGCGGCGGCGGAGGTCGCGGACGCGGGCAGGGCGGCATTCGTTTCGGGAATGAGCCGGGCATGCGGCCTGCCGGCATGAGCCTGGCCGACGAGGAAGCTATGGAACAGCGGATGCTGGTGAGCACCGGGAACACGGACAAAAGGGCACGCCATCAGCACGATCAGGAGGTCTTCCATACCCTGCTTCGCCATCACGACCAGATTCAGCGTGAATTGACCCGGCTTCCCGATGGCATACGTTCGCTGACGACTTCCGCCAACCCGGAGATCGTCAGCCTGCTGCACGACCATGTTCCGGCCATGCACCACCGGTTGGAAGAAAACTTTGGATTGCGCTTCTGGGATCCAGCATTTCCGGAAATTTTCGCGCAGCGCGAAAAAGTACAAATGGAAGTAACCCTGGTACCCAATGGAGTTCTTGTGGAAGAGACCAGCGAGGATCCCAACGTGGTGACCCTCATTCAAGCCCACGGCATCGTCGTCAGCCTCTTCGTGCAACGCGGCTTTGCCCAGGCCCAGGAGGTCAGCCCCTTGCCAGACAACTATCAGCGTGTACTGGGTGGCTGAGCAGTCTGCCGGAGGGGCAACGGCGTCCGGCCTGCCGGGCGCCCTGCCAGGCGGATGCAGTATACTGTGTGAACGGGGCCGATTGCGGCTTCCTTCCACGTTTTCTGCTACTGAGGAATAGCATATGACCCAAGTGACCATTATCGGCGCAGGCTTTGGTGGCCTGACGGCCGTCCGCCACCTGCGCCGCCGGATGCCCGACGCGGAAATCACCGTCATCGCACCCAGGGCGGAGTTCGTTTACTACCCCAGCCTGATCTGGATTCCCACCGGGCTGCGGCAAGGCGAGAATCTGCGGATTCCCTTGGACCGTTTCTTTCAGCGCCAACGGGTGGAGTTTCATCAGGGTCGCGTCACTGGCCTGCGCGACGGTGGCCGTACCGTCATCACCGACCACGGTGAAGTGCGGAACGACGCGCTCATCATTGCCAGCGGCGGTCGCGGTATCCGTAAGCTACCGGGCATCGAGCACAGTTTCGCTATCTGCGACGGCATCGATGCCGCCGAAAACATCCGAGACCGCTTGGCGCTGATGGACAAAGGTACCATTGCCTTCGGTTTCGCCGGCAACCCCCTG
This sequence is a window from Acidithiobacillus ferridurans. Protein-coding genes within it:
- the purE gene encoding 5-(carboxyamino)imidazole ribonucleotide mutase, with amino-acid sequence MEQPVVGVVMGSESDWEVMRAAVEHLQAMAIPCEQRVVSAHRTPDLLFDYAAGAAPRGLRCIIAGAGGAAHLPGMLAAKTIVPVLGVPVPSRHLQGLDSLLSIVQMPKGVPVATFAIGAAGAANAALFAAAMLAGADAALALRLLDFRARQETAVMAMTLPETGL
- the trmB gene encoding tRNA (guanosine(46)-N7)-methyltransferase TrmB — protein: MPVMEGALKTSHRAIRSFVLRQGRITAAQTRAVAEYLPARQIDAHAEWRDPWDNQRPLLLEIGFGNGEHLAAIAAQRPTWGCIGIEVHTPGVGSLLLQLVEAGTDNVRIVHDDAVTWLKALPDALLRCIIIQFPDPWPKKRQQKRRLIQPDFAAVLCRLLQPGGELQLATDWADYAGQMLTVLNATPGLQNASPDNGYVFRPDNRILTRFERRGQRLGHTVYDLCYRRIP
- a CDS encoding Crp/Fnr family transcriptional regulator encodes the protein MTAKRSDCVHCLMRGRSIFAGLSRDEVCELGMDVQDIHVPTGTSIYHEGGPAQYAYTLRQGGIKLVKSLPNGHAQIVRLLNHGDLLGFEGLRSERHRHSAITLTGTDLCRLELRALDALSQRLPAVREAIFARWQQALQEAEDRIVELGAKKADARLATFLCQWVSAYPQQRAAPFPLTRQDLGEFLGLSTEHVSRIMADLKRHGLLHEHKGQIEIPDPQNLLLYASSDGTRA
- the sdo gene encoding sulfur dioxygenase subunit alpha Sdo; its protein translation is MFFRQLLETETSTYTYILGDPTWHEAVVIDPVLETIDEILRILDRESMRLAYVLDTHVHADHVTGASALRAHTGAQVVISRRAAAPCADVPVDDNDFIVLGDDVIRVISTPGHTPGCASYRWRDRVFTGDALLIGGCGRTDFQGGDAGALYDSITGKIFTLRDETLVYPGHDYAGRHVSCVGEEKRMNRRLAGKSREEFIAIMAELHLSKPKKIHVAVPANQRCGALNI